Proteins encoded together in one Kutzneria kofuensis window:
- a CDS encoding IclR family transcriptional regulator, whose product MTSNGGVQSVERTFELLELMAEAGGEVALSQLAASSGLPLPTIHRIMRTLVGGGYVRQQPSRRYALGPRLIRLGETASRTLGAWARPYLAELTEVTGETSNMAVLDGDQVVYVAQAPSRHSMRMFTEVGRRVDAHCTAVGKAILAQLPDDTVEQVLARAKMKPQTERSITTVDAMRTELKAIREQGYAVDDGEQEIGVRCLAVAVPGAPSNAAISISGPETRMGMIAVDEVVPLLTKAAKVLAREMDATRG is encoded by the coding sequence ATGACGAGCAACGGTGGGGTGCAGTCGGTCGAGCGCACCTTCGAGCTGTTGGAGCTGATGGCCGAGGCCGGCGGCGAGGTCGCGCTCAGCCAGCTCGCGGCCAGCTCGGGGCTGCCGCTGCCGACCATCCACCGCATCATGCGCACCCTGGTCGGCGGCGGCTACGTGCGGCAACAGCCGTCCAGGCGGTACGCCCTGGGCCCGCGGCTGATCCGCCTCGGCGAGACCGCCAGCCGCACCCTCGGCGCGTGGGCCCGGCCCTACCTGGCCGAGCTCACCGAGGTCACCGGCGAGACGTCGAACATGGCCGTGCTGGACGGCGACCAGGTCGTCTACGTGGCGCAGGCCCCGTCCCGGCACTCCATGCGCATGTTCACCGAGGTCGGGCGGCGGGTCGACGCCCACTGCACCGCCGTCGGCAAGGCGATCCTGGCGCAGCTGCCCGACGACACCGTCGAGCAGGTGCTGGCGCGGGCCAAGATGAAGCCGCAGACCGAGCGGTCGATCACCACCGTCGACGCCATGCGCACCGAGCTGAAGGCCATCCGCGAGCAGGGCTACGCGGTCGACGACGGCGAGCAGGAGATCGGCGTGCGCTGCCTCGCGGTGGCGGTGCCCGGTGCGCCGTCCAACGCGGCGATCTCCATCAGCGGGCCGGAAACCCGGATGGGCATGATCGCGGTGGACGAGGTCGTGCCGCTGCTGACCAAGGCGGCGAAGGTGCTGGCCCGGGAAATGGACGCCACCCGGGGATGA
- the aceB gene encoding malate synthase A — MPEILTPEAVDFITDLNRTFAPRRDELIAARAAKRGRKLDFLPETAHIRDAQWQVAAAPPALRDRRVEITGPTERKMAINALNSGAKVWLADLEDANTPHWHNVISGQENLYDAVRGTIVHTSPEGKHYALRSDVRPATIVMRPRGWHLDERHVDVDGRPAVGALVDFGLYFFHNVRELLARGSGPYFYLPKMESHLEARLWNDVFTHAQAALDIPHGTIRATVLIETVPAAFEMEEILYELRDHASGLNAGRWDYLFSLIKTFRDAGEEFVLPDRNTVTMTAPFMRAYTELLVRTCHKRGAFAMGGMAAFIPNRRDPEVTAAALEKVRADKSREANDGFDGSWVAHPDLVPVCQQVFDDVLGKRPNQLDKLRPEVRVTADQLLDVKSTPGEATFAGVQSAVDVGVRYIQSWLSGNGAAAIHNLMEDAATAEISRSQLWQWVHNGTVLSDGQVVTADLVRQVLADVKGSLSGDHLDDACALFEQVALDDDFVDFLTLPAYDKID, encoded by the coding sequence GTGCCTGAGATCCTGACCCCGGAAGCGGTGGATTTCATCACCGACCTCAACCGGACGTTCGCCCCCCGTCGCGACGAGCTGATCGCCGCTCGGGCCGCCAAGCGCGGCCGGAAGCTGGACTTCCTGCCGGAGACGGCGCACATCCGTGACGCGCAGTGGCAGGTCGCCGCGGCCCCGCCCGCGCTGCGGGACCGGCGGGTGGAGATCACCGGGCCGACCGAGCGCAAGATGGCGATCAACGCGCTCAACTCCGGGGCCAAGGTGTGGCTGGCCGACCTGGAGGACGCCAACACCCCGCACTGGCACAACGTGATCTCCGGCCAGGAGAACCTGTACGACGCCGTGCGCGGCACCATCGTGCACACCTCGCCCGAGGGCAAGCACTACGCGCTGCGCTCCGACGTCCGGCCCGCGACCATCGTGATGCGCCCCCGCGGCTGGCACCTGGACGAGCGGCACGTCGACGTCGACGGCCGGCCCGCCGTCGGCGCGCTGGTCGACTTCGGCCTGTACTTCTTCCACAACGTCCGCGAGCTGCTCGCCCGCGGCAGCGGCCCGTACTTCTACCTGCCGAAGATGGAGAGCCACCTCGAGGCCCGGCTGTGGAACGACGTCTTCACGCACGCGCAGGCCGCGCTGGACATTCCGCACGGCACCATCCGCGCCACCGTGCTGATCGAGACCGTGCCGGCCGCGTTCGAGATGGAGGAGATCCTCTACGAGCTGCGTGATCACGCCTCCGGCCTGAACGCCGGCCGCTGGGACTACCTGTTCAGCCTGATCAAGACCTTCCGGGACGCCGGCGAGGAGTTCGTGCTGCCGGACCGCAACACCGTCACCATGACCGCCCCGTTCATGCGGGCCTACACCGAGCTGCTCGTGCGGACCTGCCACAAGCGCGGCGCTTTCGCCATGGGCGGCATGGCCGCGTTCATCCCGAACCGCCGCGACCCCGAGGTCACCGCCGCCGCGCTGGAGAAGGTGCGGGCCGACAAGAGCCGTGAGGCCAACGACGGCTTCGACGGCTCGTGGGTCGCCCACCCCGACCTGGTTCCCGTGTGCCAGCAGGTTTTCGACGATGTGCTCGGCAAGCGTCCCAACCAGTTGGACAAGCTGCGCCCCGAGGTGCGGGTCACCGCCGACCAGCTGTTGGACGTCAAGTCGACGCCCGGCGAGGCCACCTTCGCCGGCGTCCAGTCCGCCGTCGACGTCGGCGTTCGATACATCCAGTCCTGGCTTTCCGGCAACGGCGCCGCCGCCATCCACAACCTGATGGAGGACGCCGCCACCGCCGAGATCTCACGCTCGCAGCTGTGGCAGTGGGTGCACAACGGCACCGTGTTGTCCGATGGTCAGGTCGTCACCGCCGACCTCGTCCGCCAGGTCCTCGCCGACGTCAAGGGTTCCTTGTCCGGTGACCACCTCGACGACGCCTGTGCCCTGTTCGAACAGGTCGCCCTCGATGACGACTTCGTGGACTTCCTGACGCTGCCGGCCTACGACAAGATCGACTGA
- a CDS encoding DUF6986 family protein encodes MDLDKLVSELDSQLSDVDAVRERLYPGSAGARQPVHTVYVPADAVVPDLVDSWGKRALAALDEFAPDAGALTDATGVDAVPVHDRVRSKLAREPIEDLRIDFEDGYGSPDDATEDRHVVAAAEVLEAAATPFSGVRIKGFEPSGRRRGVRTLALLLDALNPLPPNFVITLPKVTSVEQVESMVWLCTQLERFDHELRFELQIETTQAVLGPDGAATVARMIHASDRRCVGLHYGTYDYSAACGVTAAHQSMEHPVADHAKNVMLLAAAGTGVTVSDGSTNILPVGGSDAVHAGWRLHTRLVTRSLSHALYQGWDLHPHQLPTRFLATFSFYRNAFPQAAARLRAYLSKSSGTFLDEPATAQAMSAALVRGMDCGALDVAEVEAAVGVERSVLDGFARRRVG; translated from the coding sequence ATGGATCTCGACAAGCTCGTGTCCGAGTTGGACAGTCAGCTGTCCGATGTGGATGCCGTGCGTGAGCGCCTCTATCCGGGTTCGGCCGGCGCCCGTCAGCCCGTGCACACCGTGTACGTGCCGGCGGACGCCGTCGTGCCGGATTTGGTGGACTCGTGGGGCAAACGCGCCCTTGCCGCCCTGGACGAATTCGCCCCCGACGCCGGTGCCCTGACCGACGCCACCGGCGTCGACGCCGTCCCCGTGCACGATCGGGTTCGTTCGAAGCTCGCCCGTGAGCCCATCGAGGATCTTCGTATCGACTTCGAGGACGGCTACGGTTCCCCCGACGACGCCACCGAGGACCGCCATGTGGTTGCCGCCGCCGAGGTTCTGGAGGCCGCCGCCACCCCGTTTTCCGGCGTCCGCATCAAGGGTTTCGAGCCTTCCGGCCGTCGCCGCGGCGTCCGCACCCTCGCTCTGCTGTTGGACGCCTTGAATCCCCTGCCTCCCAACTTCGTCATCACCCTGCCCAAGGTCACGTCGGTGGAGCAGGTCGAGTCCATGGTCTGGCTCTGCACCCAGTTGGAGCGTTTCGATCATGAACTCCGCTTCGAGCTCCAGATCGAGACCACCCAGGCCGTGCTCGGCCCGGACGGCGCCGCCACCGTGGCCCGCATGATCCATGCCTCCGACCGCCGCTGCGTTGGTTTGCACTACGGCACCTACGACTACAGCGCCGCCTGCGGCGTCACCGCTGCCCACCAGTCCATGGAGCATCCCGTCGCCGACCACGCCAAGAACGTCATGCTCCTGGCCGCCGCCGGCACCGGCGTCACCGTCTCCGACGGCTCCACCAACATTCTTCCCGTGGGCGGTTCGGATGCCGTTCACGCCGGTTGGCGCCTGCACACCCGCCTCGTCACCCGCTCCCTGTCGCACGCCCTCTACCAGGGCTGGGACCTGCACCCCCATCAGCTCCCCACCCGCTTCCTCGCCACTTTCTCCTTCTACCGCAACGCCTTCCCCCAGGCCGCCGCCCGCCTCCGCGCCTACTTGTCCAAGTCTTCCGGCACTTTCCTCGACGAGCCCGCCACCGCCCAGGCCATGAGCGCCGCCCTCGTCCGTGGAATGGACTGCGGCGCCTTGGACGTCGCCGAGGTGGAGGCCGCCGTCGGTGTCGAGCGTTCCGTCCTGGACGGCTTCGCCCGCCGCCGCGTCGGCTAG